In the Glycine max cultivar Williams 82 chromosome 19, Glycine_max_v4.0, whole genome shotgun sequence genome, AGAAAACGCCTCCATTTGACTCTTGGTCAACGCCAACCCAATTTGAATGCCTCCACTGTGATCCCTAGTCTCCGAAAGTGAAAACGCACCCGTTTTATCAACGGAAGTAACATCCATTTCTTAGGCCTTCCCCACCCAAAGTCAACATCGTAAACCTCAAACCTCGGAGACCCCGCAACAGAGAACAACCTCGGCCTCTCCGACATCACCGATTGAATCTTCGGCATCCACCTGTCCGCACCGTTCAACACGTCACCCTCTATCCTGTTCAACTCTTCGCTTATCCCTAAAACGCTTTTAAAAAACGCTTCTTCCCCCAATAGCTCTTCTCGCTTTGCTATCACCAACAAAGACACGACGCTGTTCCCAAAGTACGTTCCCGGAATTGGTGGATCCAAACGCGCCCTACAGTCCACGCTGAAAATAAAAGGCACTCTTTCGCAGTTGGGTTGCTCCGCTTTCACCGCGCATGACAACAAGTAAGCGCACGTGACCGTGAACGATGTCACCCTAATCTTCTTCTTGTTGTCTCCGACAACAACCTTAGACTCCGCTAATTTCTTCAGCTTCTTGATATCCAACGGTGTCAACTCGAACAACCCTTTaaccaaagagtaaaaaaaaaagatattaagaCGAGCTTTTCTGTTTGTTACGAAGAAATAAAATCACGCGATGAACTAATTTGTTTGACCAATCAGATAATTAATAACCATACATGAATGTTGGAAAAGAAGATTAAATACCATTCAAAATTTCACTTTTGTTATTCGTACAGTTTTGTGTGCGtttatttcagaaaaaaaaagagagaaatgttAATGGAATGTTGAAAATAGGATTACCTTTAGACAAGCTTTGCTAtttgttacaaaaaaaataattatatgagaCGATATAATACGAATTAATTGTTTGATCAATCAGAAGATTAATAACCATATTTAATGGATGCTGAAAGTGAAGATGATTAAATACTCGATCAAATTTTAATGTTGCTATTAGCAAGTTCTGTGCAACAATTTTTTCTGTACCATGaagaaatatagaaaaaaaaaattagagatatCGATGTGATGTTTAGAATAGATTACCTTTAACCAAATCGGTTTGACTTCCACCGAGGGAATCCCACACATTCAAGCTTCGGTCATTGGTGGCTCCACCGAAGTTCATCCATGAGTTCGCGTAAATCTCACCGATCCCCAAAGTGTCTCTTATAACAGATCTATCAAACGAGGGTATTAGATGCTTTGGTAGTGATAACGGTTCTTCTGGGGAGGTATTAAGCTGAGAACAAAAATGCGCCCACGATTTGATGAACAAAGTCGAAGACTTTCCATCAAGTGCAGCGTGGTGGGTTGTGATTCCAATCGAAAAGCCTTGGTTGGGGAAGAGGGTGAGTTGAAGTGCTAACACGGAAGCTTCTTCATGGGAAATGGTTAAGTGGGGTATTAGGTTTTGGAGGTGGTGGTTGACTTGAGAGAGGTTTGAAGAGAGGGTGTTGAAATCTGCGTTGGATTGGGCGATTGTGAAGGGGATGGTGTTGCCGGGAGTGTAGGTTATGAGAGGGAGGGGTGAGTGATTGGGCCATGTGATGGTGCCGGCGAGAGGAGGGAAGTGGTGGAGAGTGAGGGAGAGGGAGTGTTTGAGATTTGGGAGAACGGTGGTGTCGaaaaatgatgttgttgttgggtTTGGGAAGGAATAGAAGAAGAGACGCTCCACTGGGGGGAACCGAAGCCATAGGACGTCGAAGAGGGTGAAGGGAAGAGTTGTTGGTGGGGTTTCTTGTGGCGGCGAAATGGAGCAGACTTCATGGACTTTGAAGGTTGGTGACTCTGCCATGAAGAagtagaaagagaaagaaagagatgtTGCACTCTAGAAATTGAAAGGACTTGGAATATATAAGGGAGttgttaggtgcacccagcaatattgTTGAG is a window encoding:
- the AT133 gene encoding malonyl-CoA:isoflavone 7-O-glucoside-6''-O-malonyltransferase (The RefSeq protein has 1 frameshift compared to this genomic sequence) gives rise to the protein MAESPTFKVHEVCSISPPQETPPTTLPFTLFDVLWLRFPPVERLFFYSFPNPTTTSFFDTTVLPNLKHSLSLTLHHFPPLAGTITWPNHSPLPLITYTPGNTIPFTIAQSNADFNTLSSNLSQVNHHLQNLIPHLTISHEEASVLALQLTLFPNQGFSIGITTHHAALDGKSSTLFIKSWAHFCSQLNTSPEEPLSLPKHLIPSFDRSVIRDTLGIGEIYANSWMNFGGATNDRSLNVWDSLGGSQTDLVKGLFELTPLDIKKLKKLAESKVVVGDNKKKIRVTSFTVTCAYLLSCAVKAEQPNCERVPFIFSVDCRARLDPPIPGTYFGNSVVSLLVIAKREELLGEEAFFKSVLGISEELNRIEGDVLNGADRWMPKIQSVMSERPRLFSVAGSPRFEVYDVDFGWGRPKKVDVTSVDKTGAFSLSETRDHSGGIQIGLALTKSQMEAFSTVFAQGLESLE